Proteins found in one Labrus bergylta chromosome 8, fLabBer1.1, whole genome shotgun sequence genomic segment:
- the wdtc1 gene encoding WD and tetratricopeptide repeats protein 1 isoform X2, translated as MTTVNITRDILHRQIRDKRAPGFQRSYHVTDPFIKRLGLEAELQGHTGCVNCLEWNERGDLLASGSDDQHAVIWDPFKHKKLTTMHTGHAANIFSVKFLPHSGDRILITGAADTKVHVHDLTVKETIHIFSDHTNRVKRIATAPMWPNTFWSAAEDGIIRQYDLRESSKRSEVLIDLTEFCGQLVEAKCLAVNPRDNNYLAVGANGPFVRLYDIRMINNYRKSMSQSTSASVHTFCERQKPIPDGAGQYYVAGHLPVKLPDYNNRLRVLVATYVTFSPDGTELLVNMGGEQVYLFDLTFKQKPYTFLLPKKCQSSTGDLQNGKTTNGVSNGIHLPTSHIRFAESKMHSCSTDLPASLEKIKQQANDAFARQQWTQAIQLYSLGIHHTSCNAMLYGNRAAAYMKRKWDGDHYDALRDCLKALTLNPAHLKAHFRLARCLFELKYVAEALECLDDFKGKFPEQAHSSACDSLDKDIKAALFTKTETGDDKKANSSIRFHSFSRKESVPEDELVLRERSFDYKHRYCGHCNTTTDIKEANFFGSKGQYIVSGSDDGSFFIWEKETTNLVRILQGDESIVNCLQPHPSYCFLATSGIDPVVRLWNPRPETECDNVRVVEDMEGAAQANQRRMNADPLEVMLLNMGYRITGLRGVGPEGSDDEDSSEGQVQCRPS; from the exons ATGACTACTGTCAACATCACCAGAGATATCCTGCACAGGCAGATCAGA GACAAGAGAGCACCAGGCTTTCAAAGGTCCTATCATGTGACAGACCCTTTCATCAAAAGACTTGGACTCGAGGCTGAGCTTCAG GGTCATACTGGATGTGTGAACTGTTTGGAGTGGAATGAGCGAGGAGA tttACTGGCCTCCGGGTCAGATGATCAGCATGCTGTCATCTGGGATCCATTCAAACACAAGAAGCTTACAACTATGCACACAGGTCATGcagcaaatatattttcagtAAAG TTCCTCCCTCACTCCGGAGACAGAATCTTGATAACAGGTGCGGCCGACACAAAGGTCCATGTGCATGACTTGACGGTGAAGGAAACCATCCATATCTTCAGTGATCATACCAACAGAGTCAAACGCATTGCCACAGCGCCCATGTGGCCAAACACCTTCTGGAGTGCTGCTGAGGATGGCATCATTAG ACAGTATGACCTGAGGGAGAGCAGTAAACGCTCGGAGGTGCTGATTGACCTGACAGAGTTCTGTGGTCAGCTGGTCGAGGCCAAGTGTCTAGCGGTCAACCCGAGGGACAACAACTACCTGGCTGTGGGTGCCAATGGGCCTTTTGTCCGCCTTTACGACATCAGAATGATTAACAACTACAG GAAATCTATGAGTCAGAGCACATCAGCATCGGTGCACACATTCTGTGAGAGGCAGAAGCCCATCCCAGACGGCGCTGGGCAGTATTATGTTGCAG GGCACCTGCCAGTGAAACTCCCAGACTACAATAACCGCCTGAGAGTGCTGGTGGCCACCTATGTCACCTTCAGTCCAGATGGCACAGAGCTTCTGGTTAACATGGGTGGGGAACAG GTGTATCTGTTTGATTTGACATTCAAACAGAAGCCCTACACCTTTTTGCTTCCAAAAAAGTGCCAATCATCGACAG GGGATCTACAGAATGGAAAAACAACCAATGGCGTCTCCAATGGAATCCACCTACCAACCAGCCATATTCGATTTGCTGAAAGCAAGATGCACTCTTG TTCTACCGATCTCCCTGCTAGCttggagaaaataaaacaacaagctAACGATGCATTCGCACGGCAGCAGTGGACCCAGGCCATCCAGCTGTACAGTTTAGGTATTCACCACACCAGCTGCAACGCCATGCTGTATGGGAACAGGGCTGCAGCCTACATGAAACGCAAGTG GGACGGAGATCATTACGATGCCCTCAGGGACTGTCTGAAGGCTCTGACTCTAAACCCTGCTCACCTGAAGGCTCATTTCAGACTTGCACGTTGTCTCTTTGAGCTGAAGTATGTGGCTGAAGCTCTGGAGTGTCTGGATGATTTCAAGGGAAAGTTTCCTGAGCAGGCGCACAGCAGTGCCTGCGATTCCTTAGACAAAGACATCAAGGCTGCTCTCTTCACCAAGACAGAAACAG gAGACGATAAGAAGGCAAACAGCTCCATTAGGTTCCACTCATTCAGTCGGAAGGAGTCCGTCCCTGAGGATGAGCTGGTGTTGAGAGAACGCAGCTTTGACTACAAGCACAGATACTGTGGTCACTGCAACACCACAACCGACATCAAAGAGGCTAACTTCTTTGGAAG TAAAGGCCAGTACATCGTCAGCGGTTCAGATGATGGCTCCTTTTTTATCTGGGAAAAGGAGACAACTAATCTTGTGAGAATCCTGCAGGGGGATGAGTCCATAGTCAACTGCCTGCAGCCCCACCCCAGCTACTGCTTCCTGGCTACTAGTGGTATTGACCCTGTTGTGCGGTTATGGAACCCTAGACCCGAG ACTGAGTGTGACAATGTCCGTGTGGTGGAGGACATGGAGGGCGCGGCTCAGGCGAAccagcggcgtatgaatgctGACCCACTGGAGGTAATGCTGCTCAACATGGGCTATCGCATCACGGGCCTGCGTGGCGTTGGTCCAGAAGGGTCCGATGATGAAGACAGCTCAGAGGGACAAGTGCAGTGTCGGCCAAGCTAA
- the wdtc1 gene encoding WD and tetratricopeptide repeats protein 1 isoform X1, giving the protein MFSGEAMTTVNITRDILHRQIRDKRAPGFQRSYHVTDPFIKRLGLEAELQGHTGCVNCLEWNERGDLLASGSDDQHAVIWDPFKHKKLTTMHTGHAANIFSVKFLPHSGDRILITGAADTKVHVHDLTVKETIHIFSDHTNRVKRIATAPMWPNTFWSAAEDGIIRQYDLRESSKRSEVLIDLTEFCGQLVEAKCLAVNPRDNNYLAVGANGPFVRLYDIRMINNYRKSMSQSTSASVHTFCERQKPIPDGAGQYYVAGHLPVKLPDYNNRLRVLVATYVTFSPDGTELLVNMGGEQVYLFDLTFKQKPYTFLLPKKCQSSTGDLQNGKTTNGVSNGIHLPTSHIRFAESKMHSCSTDLPASLEKIKQQANDAFARQQWTQAIQLYSLGIHHTSCNAMLYGNRAAAYMKRKWDGDHYDALRDCLKALTLNPAHLKAHFRLARCLFELKYVAEALECLDDFKGKFPEQAHSSACDSLDKDIKAALFTKTETGDDKKANSSIRFHSFSRKESVPEDELVLRERSFDYKHRYCGHCNTTTDIKEANFFGSKGQYIVSGSDDGSFFIWEKETTNLVRILQGDESIVNCLQPHPSYCFLATSGIDPVVRLWNPRPETECDNVRVVEDMEGAAQANQRRMNADPLEVMLLNMGYRITGLRGVGPEGSDDEDSSEGQVQCRPS; this is encoded by the exons atgtttagtGGTGAGGCGATGACTACTGTCAACATCACCAGAGATATCCTGCACAGGCAGATCAGA GACAAGAGAGCACCAGGCTTTCAAAGGTCCTATCATGTGACAGACCCTTTCATCAAAAGACTTGGACTCGAGGCTGAGCTTCAG GGTCATACTGGATGTGTGAACTGTTTGGAGTGGAATGAGCGAGGAGA tttACTGGCCTCCGGGTCAGATGATCAGCATGCTGTCATCTGGGATCCATTCAAACACAAGAAGCTTACAACTATGCACACAGGTCATGcagcaaatatattttcagtAAAG TTCCTCCCTCACTCCGGAGACAGAATCTTGATAACAGGTGCGGCCGACACAAAGGTCCATGTGCATGACTTGACGGTGAAGGAAACCATCCATATCTTCAGTGATCATACCAACAGAGTCAAACGCATTGCCACAGCGCCCATGTGGCCAAACACCTTCTGGAGTGCTGCTGAGGATGGCATCATTAG ACAGTATGACCTGAGGGAGAGCAGTAAACGCTCGGAGGTGCTGATTGACCTGACAGAGTTCTGTGGTCAGCTGGTCGAGGCCAAGTGTCTAGCGGTCAACCCGAGGGACAACAACTACCTGGCTGTGGGTGCCAATGGGCCTTTTGTCCGCCTTTACGACATCAGAATGATTAACAACTACAG GAAATCTATGAGTCAGAGCACATCAGCATCGGTGCACACATTCTGTGAGAGGCAGAAGCCCATCCCAGACGGCGCTGGGCAGTATTATGTTGCAG GGCACCTGCCAGTGAAACTCCCAGACTACAATAACCGCCTGAGAGTGCTGGTGGCCACCTATGTCACCTTCAGTCCAGATGGCACAGAGCTTCTGGTTAACATGGGTGGGGAACAG GTGTATCTGTTTGATTTGACATTCAAACAGAAGCCCTACACCTTTTTGCTTCCAAAAAAGTGCCAATCATCGACAG GGGATCTACAGAATGGAAAAACAACCAATGGCGTCTCCAATGGAATCCACCTACCAACCAGCCATATTCGATTTGCTGAAAGCAAGATGCACTCTTG TTCTACCGATCTCCCTGCTAGCttggagaaaataaaacaacaagctAACGATGCATTCGCACGGCAGCAGTGGACCCAGGCCATCCAGCTGTACAGTTTAGGTATTCACCACACCAGCTGCAACGCCATGCTGTATGGGAACAGGGCTGCAGCCTACATGAAACGCAAGTG GGACGGAGATCATTACGATGCCCTCAGGGACTGTCTGAAGGCTCTGACTCTAAACCCTGCTCACCTGAAGGCTCATTTCAGACTTGCACGTTGTCTCTTTGAGCTGAAGTATGTGGCTGAAGCTCTGGAGTGTCTGGATGATTTCAAGGGAAAGTTTCCTGAGCAGGCGCACAGCAGTGCCTGCGATTCCTTAGACAAAGACATCAAGGCTGCTCTCTTCACCAAGACAGAAACAG gAGACGATAAGAAGGCAAACAGCTCCATTAGGTTCCACTCATTCAGTCGGAAGGAGTCCGTCCCTGAGGATGAGCTGGTGTTGAGAGAACGCAGCTTTGACTACAAGCACAGATACTGTGGTCACTGCAACACCACAACCGACATCAAAGAGGCTAACTTCTTTGGAAG TAAAGGCCAGTACATCGTCAGCGGTTCAGATGATGGCTCCTTTTTTATCTGGGAAAAGGAGACAACTAATCTTGTGAGAATCCTGCAGGGGGATGAGTCCATAGTCAACTGCCTGCAGCCCCACCCCAGCTACTGCTTCCTGGCTACTAGTGGTATTGACCCTGTTGTGCGGTTATGGAACCCTAGACCCGAG ACTGAGTGTGACAATGTCCGTGTGGTGGAGGACATGGAGGGCGCGGCTCAGGCGAAccagcggcgtatgaatgctGACCCACTGGAGGTAATGCTGCTCAACATGGGCTATCGCATCACGGGCCTGCGTGGCGTTGGTCCAGAAGGGTCCGATGATGAAGACAGCTCAGAGGGACAAGTGCAGTGTCGGCCAAGCTAA